Proteins encoded within one genomic window of Oncorhynchus nerka isolate Pitt River linkage group LG9b, Oner_Uvic_2.0, whole genome shotgun sequence:
- the snap47 gene encoding synaptosomal-associated protein 47 isoform X1, which produces MTSPNRDIPIHSWPGSYYINSEKRWEAGTLSLTRTILRFTSDQSKENLVGFRLTRIMEIKMESSSFIFSTLTVLEQGNLKHWFGSLRPNRLVVYNVLEHFWRERLLSPSTEVQGAEAQPTKGRELINLVAGAQRRLEDTGNVLHHEGEQFDNVMQGLDKIDSDLGVADKLLSELQSPPWWPFGKLPWKSQQDANAEHAAREATCKGTETGKHRVITSIPAIISRGGDSDLKPGCLMVMVSSLEVRDTNYVLLHRFERDEVDDIRVHNPYEISVRQRFIGKPDICFRLLSAKMPEAMSVLEMQYKKKVEYTSEYSAFKTTPATTPCDQNQGLIWNAGLQQYQETEVTSTVPAGELSQVHLHVLKPEVTQAEIQELRQMLMQLKNLALEAETELEKQDEGLDVLTTSTDQATMHIDKHTCRMKRLLCRCQ; this is translated from the exons ATGACAAGCCCAAACCGAGACATCCCCATCCACAGCTGGCCAGGCTCCTACTACATCAACAGCGAGAAGCGCTGGGAGGCCGGGACCCTGTCCCTGACCCGCACCATATTGCGCTTCACCTCAGACCAGAGCAAAGAGAACCTGGTTGGCTTCCGCCTCACCAGGATCATGGAGATCAAGATGGAATCGTCCAGCTTCATCTTCAGCACTCTGACTGTGTTGGAACAGGGGAATCTCAAGCACTGGTTCGGCTCACTGAGGCCCAACCGGTTGGTGGTCTACAATGTCCTGGAGCATTTctggagggagaggttgttgtcccccTCTACTGAGGTCCAGGGGGCCGAGGCACAGCCCACCAAGGGGAGGGAGCTGATTAACCTGGTGGCAGGGGCTCAAAGACGGCTAGAGGACACAGGGAATGTCCTCCACCACGAGGGAGAGCAGTTTGATAACGTCATGCAGGGCCTGGACAAGATCGACTCTGATCTGGGCGTGGCAGACAA GCTACTGTCTGAACTGCAGTCTCCCCCTTGGTGGCCTTTTGGCAAATTACCCTGGAAGAGTCAGCAGGATGCCAATGCTGAGCATGCTGCCAGAGAGGCCACTTGTAAGGGAACAGAAACAGGCAAGCACAGAGTGATCACCAGCATACCAGCCATCATTTCCAGAGGTGGAGACTCGGACCTGAAGCCTGGCTGCTTGATGGTGATGGTCTCCTCTTTAGAAGTCCGAGACACAAACTATGTGCTCCTCCACCGCTTTGAGAGGGACGAGGTGGATGACATCCGGGTGCACAACCCTTATGAGATCAGTGTGAGGCAGAGGTTCATAGGGAAGCCAGACATATGCTTCAGACTCCTGTCGGCTAAAATGCCGGAGGCCATGTCTGTACTAGAGATGCAGTATAAGAAGAAGGTAGAGTACACGAGTGAGTACTCTGCCTTTAAGACGACCCCAGCCACAACCCCATGTGACCAGAATCAAGGTTTAATATGGAATGCAG GCTTGCAGCAGTACCAGGAGACAGAAGTCACCAGTACGGTCCCAGCAGGAGAGCTTTCCCAGGTGCATCTACATGTCCTTAAGCCAGAGGTTACTCAGGCTGAGATTCAGGAGCTCCGACAG aTGCTAATGCAGCTGAAAAATCTTGCTCTGGAGGCTGAGACTGAGCTGGAGAAGCAAGACGAGGGCCTGGATGTTTTGACCACCTCTACGGACCAGGCCACCAtgcacatagacaaacacacctGCCGCATGAAAAGGCTGCT TTGCAGGTGTCAGTAA
- the snap47 gene encoding synaptosomal-associated protein 47 isoform X2 — protein MTSPNRDIPIHSWPGSYYINSEKRWEAGTLSLTRTILRFTSDQSKENLVGFRLTRIMEIKMESSSFIFSTLTVLEQGNLKHWFGSLRPNRLVVYNVLEHFWRERLLSPSTEVQGAEAQPTKGRELINLVAGAQRRLEDTGNVLHHEGEQFDNVMQGLDKIDSDLGVADKLLSELQSPPWWPFGKLPWKSQQDANAEHAAREATCKGTETGKHRVITSIPAIISRGGDSDLKPGCLMVMVSSLEVRDTNYVLLHRFERDEVDDIRVHNPYEISVRQRFIGKPDICFRLLSAKMPEAMSVLEMQYKKKVEYTSEYSAFKTTPATTPCDQNQGLIWNAGLQQYQETEVTSTVPAGELSQVHLHVLKPEVTQAEIQELRQDITPRQDTFPPTTRNKMTPTDLGQVHMSNT, from the exons ATGACAAGCCCAAACCGAGACATCCCCATCCACAGCTGGCCAGGCTCCTACTACATCAACAGCGAGAAGCGCTGGGAGGCCGGGACCCTGTCCCTGACCCGCACCATATTGCGCTTCACCTCAGACCAGAGCAAAGAGAACCTGGTTGGCTTCCGCCTCACCAGGATCATGGAGATCAAGATGGAATCGTCCAGCTTCATCTTCAGCACTCTGACTGTGTTGGAACAGGGGAATCTCAAGCACTGGTTCGGCTCACTGAGGCCCAACCGGTTGGTGGTCTACAATGTCCTGGAGCATTTctggagggagaggttgttgtcccccTCTACTGAGGTCCAGGGGGCCGAGGCACAGCCCACCAAGGGGAGGGAGCTGATTAACCTGGTGGCAGGGGCTCAAAGACGGCTAGAGGACACAGGGAATGTCCTCCACCACGAGGGAGAGCAGTTTGATAACGTCATGCAGGGCCTGGACAAGATCGACTCTGATCTGGGCGTGGCAGACAA GCTACTGTCTGAACTGCAGTCTCCCCCTTGGTGGCCTTTTGGCAAATTACCCTGGAAGAGTCAGCAGGATGCCAATGCTGAGCATGCTGCCAGAGAGGCCACTTGTAAGGGAACAGAAACAGGCAAGCACAGAGTGATCACCAGCATACCAGCCATCATTTCCAGAGGTGGAGACTCGGACCTGAAGCCTGGCTGCTTGATGGTGATGGTCTCCTCTTTAGAAGTCCGAGACACAAACTATGTGCTCCTCCACCGCTTTGAGAGGGACGAGGTGGATGACATCCGGGTGCACAACCCTTATGAGATCAGTGTGAGGCAGAGGTTCATAGGGAAGCCAGACATATGCTTCAGACTCCTGTCGGCTAAAATGCCGGAGGCCATGTCTGTACTAGAGATGCAGTATAAGAAGAAGGTAGAGTACACGAGTGAGTACTCTGCCTTTAAGACGACCCCAGCCACAACCCCATGTGACCAGAATCAAGGTTTAATATGGAATGCAG GCTTGCAGCAGTACCAGGAGACAGAAGTCACCAGTACGGTCCCAGCAGGAGAGCTTTCCCAGGTGCATCTACATGTCCTTAAGCCAGAGGTTACTCAGGCTGAGATTCAGGAGCTCCGACAG gaCATAACGCCTAGACAAGACACTTTCCCCCCCACAACAAGAAACAAAATGACTCCCACAGACCTAGGTCAAGTACATATGTCAAATACTTGA
- the snap47 gene encoding synaptosomal-associated protein 47 isoform X3, with translation MTSPNRDIPIHSWPGSYYINSEKRWEAGTLSLTRTILRFTSDQSKENLVGFRLTRIMEIKMESSSFIFSTLTVLEQGNLKHWFGSLRPNRLVVYNVLEHFWRERLLSPSTEVQGAEAQPTKGRELINLVAGAQRRLEDTGNVLHHEGEQFDNVMQGLDKIDSDLGVADKLLSELQSPPWWPFGKLPWKSQQDANAEHAAREATCKGTETGKHRVITSIPAIISRGGDSDLKPGCLMVMVSSLEVRDTNYVLLHRFERDEVDDIRVHNPYEISVRQRFIGKPDICFRLLSAKMPEAMSVLEMQYKKKVEYTSEYSAFKTTPATTPCDQNQGLIWNAGLQQYQETEVTSTVPAGELSQVHLHVLKPEVTQAEIQELRQAVEEEL, from the exons ATGACAAGCCCAAACCGAGACATCCCCATCCACAGCTGGCCAGGCTCCTACTACATCAACAGCGAGAAGCGCTGGGAGGCCGGGACCCTGTCCCTGACCCGCACCATATTGCGCTTCACCTCAGACCAGAGCAAAGAGAACCTGGTTGGCTTCCGCCTCACCAGGATCATGGAGATCAAGATGGAATCGTCCAGCTTCATCTTCAGCACTCTGACTGTGTTGGAACAGGGGAATCTCAAGCACTGGTTCGGCTCACTGAGGCCCAACCGGTTGGTGGTCTACAATGTCCTGGAGCATTTctggagggagaggttgttgtcccccTCTACTGAGGTCCAGGGGGCCGAGGCACAGCCCACCAAGGGGAGGGAGCTGATTAACCTGGTGGCAGGGGCTCAAAGACGGCTAGAGGACACAGGGAATGTCCTCCACCACGAGGGAGAGCAGTTTGATAACGTCATGCAGGGCCTGGACAAGATCGACTCTGATCTGGGCGTGGCAGACAA GCTACTGTCTGAACTGCAGTCTCCCCCTTGGTGGCCTTTTGGCAAATTACCCTGGAAGAGTCAGCAGGATGCCAATGCTGAGCATGCTGCCAGAGAGGCCACTTGTAAGGGAACAGAAACAGGCAAGCACAGAGTGATCACCAGCATACCAGCCATCATTTCCAGAGGTGGAGACTCGGACCTGAAGCCTGGCTGCTTGATGGTGATGGTCTCCTCTTTAGAAGTCCGAGACACAAACTATGTGCTCCTCCACCGCTTTGAGAGGGACGAGGTGGATGACATCCGGGTGCACAACCCTTATGAGATCAGTGTGAGGCAGAGGTTCATAGGGAAGCCAGACATATGCTTCAGACTCCTGTCGGCTAAAATGCCGGAGGCCATGTCTGTACTAGAGATGCAGTATAAGAAGAAGGTAGAGTACACGAGTGAGTACTCTGCCTTTAAGACGACCCCAGCCACAACCCCATGTGACCAGAATCAAGGTTTAATATGGAATGCAG GCTTGCAGCAGTACCAGGAGACAGAAGTCACCAGTACGGTCCCAGCAGGAGAGCTTTCCCAGGTGCATCTACATGTCCTTAAGCCAGAGGTTACTCAGGCTGAGATTCAGGAGCTCCGACAG GCAGTGGAAGAAGAATTATGA
- the iba57 gene encoding putative transferase CAF17 homolog, mitochondrial: MHCMGLVCFARAAVGPNSFLRLYSRNFNTRKCSERRYQWTGAWCRAGWTNINNYSQEARKNELGQYVCYHLPHRTLMKVQGQDTRSFLQGIVTNDMELFAKEEQNVLYAHMLNVQGRTLYDIIIYRLKVAEAGCGVLVECDTTIKDVILKHLMVYKIRRQVKISTCPELSLWAVLPQGTAPGHKRPKPDLTAPEKALMWEEDPRTEAMGWRLVVDNKVDPLEMIPWCQQGNSEEYHRHRYAIGLPEGVKDLPPGVALPLESNLVYMQGISFSKGCYIGQELTARTHHTGVVRKRLMPVRMSAPAEGLEEGVSLQTQSGKPAGKHRTGVGELGLSLIRLAHAKEPLTLKASEDTTVTLEASVPDWWPKDTKAK; this comes from the exons ATGCACTGTATGGGATTGGTTTGTTTCGCTAGGGCCGCGGTTGGTCCAAACTCTTTTCTTCGACTCTACTCACGCAATTTCAATACTAGAAAATGTTCCGAACGCCGGTACCAGTGGACAGGTGCTTGGTGCCGAGCAGGATGGACCAACATCAATAATTACAGTCAGGAAGCACGTAAGAATGAATTGGGACAGTATGTTTGCTATCATCTTCCACACAGGACCTTAATGAAAGTTCAAGGGCAAGATACAAGATCGTTTCTTCAAGGTATTGTAACCAATGACATGGAGCTCTTTGCAAAAGAGGAACAGAACGTTTTGTATGCGCACATGCTGAACGTTCAAGGAAGGACACTGTATGACATTATCATATACAG GTTGAAAGTAGCAGAAGCGGGTTGTGGTGTTCTGGTCGAGTGTGACACCACCATAAAGGACGTAATTTTGAAACATTTGATGGTGTACAAAATCCGCCGGCAGGTGAAGATCAGCACCTGTCCAGAGCTTTCTCTATGGGCTGTGTTGCCTCAGGGAACAGCCCCAGGCCACAAGAGGCCTAAGCCAGATCTCACTGCCCCAGAAAAAGCTCTGATGTGGGAGGAAGATCCGAGAACTGAAGCCATGGGCTGGAGGTTGGTGGTGGACAACAAAGTCGATCCTCTGGAAATGATTCCATGGTGTCAGCAAGGCAACTCAGAAGAGTACCACAGGCACCGCTATGCAATAG GACTTCCTGAGGGGGTGAAGGACCTTCCTCCCGGGGTGGCTCTTCCTCTGGAGTCCAACCTGGTCTACATGCAGGGCATCAGCTTCAGTAAGGGCTGTTACATTGGCCAGGAGTTGACCGCCAGGACTCATCACACCGGGGTGGTGCGGAAGCGCCTAATGCCTGTACGCATGTCAGCACCAGCCGAAGGCCTGGAGGAAGGAGTATCGCTACAGACCCAGTCTGGCAAGCCAGCCGGGAAGCACAGGACCGGGGTTGGAGAGCTGGGCCTGAGCTTGATCCGCCTGGCTCACGCTAAAGAGCCACTGACACTCAAGGCGTCAGAGGACACCACAGTGACTCTAGAGGCCTCTGTGCCAGACTGGTGGCCCAAAGACACTAAAGCAAAATGA